One Eriocheir sinensis breed Jianghai 21 chromosome 67, ASM2467909v1, whole genome shotgun sequence DNA segment encodes these proteins:
- the LOC126988004 gene encoding scoloptoxin SSD14-like isoform X3, which produces MVNFNKRQLVLLGVVALTCVTAVAAGLSIGLLQRNSVESTSSAKTEKAPQKGAFESWGDNTTDDGVAGTEPPPSESELGEFDSAAVSADGQPCAQIATDILRKNGSAADATVAGLFCVGVINTQSMGLGGGFLLTYYERSTGKAYTLNSRETAPGAAYEDMYHGNGELMEKARKSWWKDLKMSLKGGLAVAVPGDLRGYRELYERFGGQLPWRDLLEPTVQLCEEGHTVNWHMARALQYNKEQILSEPSMSVFINPDTGDVYKENDILKRPQLANTLRILQDDPDALYTGQLANQLAEDIQGFGGIITAEDLRNYRPEWKEAMNISLQTGDMRMFSIEPPGSGHILGFILNILDEYGFTPESMEGDQKIVTHQRITEAMKWAYARRTELGDTNFVDITELTKNLTSDAYANSIWSQIYDNQTFQDPEHYGAVTAAKDNHGTAHFSLVAPNGDAVSVTSTINLYFGAGIRSVQTGIVLNDEMDDFSAPNITNYFGLPPSPANFIRPGKRPLSSMCPAIFVDSNGDVRLVIGAAGGTKISSGTAWVVLNNLWLGKDIKEAIDARRIHHQLFPMTLSYESGTQSDVVEGLESIGHVTEMFGVGGSVVCGVARQDGKLYANSDFRKAGEVDGL; this is translated from the exons GTTTACTGCAACGCAACAGTGTTGAATCTACAAGCTCTGCTAAG acTGAAAAGGCCCCACAAAAAGGTGCGTTTGAGTCGTGGGGAGACAATACCACTGATGATGGAGTTGCAGGAACTGAGCCGCCACCATCGGAAAGTGAACTTGGGGAGTTTGATTCAGCAGCCGTGAGCGCAGACGGCCAACCGTGTGCTCAGATAGCCAC TGATATTCTGCGCAAGAATGGCAGTGCTGCAGATGCAACAGTTGCTGGGCTGTTCTGTGTGGGCGTGATCAACACTCAGTCCATGGGTCTTGGCGGTGGCTTTCTCCTGACTTACTATGAGAGGTCAACAGGCAAAGCCTACACCCTTAATTCCAGGGAGACTGCTCCAGGTGCTGCCTATGAAGACATGTACCATGGGAATGGAGAATTAATGGAGAAGG CAAGGAAGAGTTGGTGGAAGGATCTTAAAATGAGTTTGAAAG GTGGTCTGGCTGTAGCTGTTCCCGGAGACTTGCGGGGCTACAGAGAACTGTATGAAAGGTTTGGCGGCCAGCTGCCATGGAGGGACCTTTTGGAGCCCACTGTACAGCTGTGTGAGGAGGGACACACTGTCAACTGGCACATGGCCCGGGCATTGCAGTACAATAAAGAGCAGATACTGAGTGAACCAAGCATGAG TGTCTTCATTAACCCCGACACCGGTGATGTGTACAAAGAAAATGATATCTTGAAGAGGCCACAGTTAGCCAATACCTTGAGAATACTTCAGGATGATCCAGATGCCTTGTACACTGGCCAGTTGGCAAACCAGTTGGCAGAGGACATCCAGGGCTTTGGGGGCATTATTACTGCTGAAGATCTGCGTAACTATag ACCAGAATGGAAGGAAGCAATGAATATAAGTCTCCAGACGGGGGATATGAGGATGTTCTCAATAGAGCCTCCTGGATCGGGCCACATATTAGGGTTCATCCTCAACATTCTCGATGAGTATGGCTTCACGCCGGAGAGCATGGAGGGGGACCAGAAGATCGTTACCCATCAGAGAATCACAGAAGCAATGAAATGGGCCTATGCCAGACGGACTGAATTGGGAGATACCAACTTTGTGGATATAACAGAG TTAACTAAAAACTTGACTTCGGATGCCTATGCCAACAGCATTTGGAGTCAGATCTATGACAACCAAACTTTCCAAGATCCAGAGCATTACGGCGCTGTGACAGCAGCGAAGGACAACCACGGAACAGCCCACTTCTCCCTCGTAGCTCCCAATGGGGATGCCGTGTCTGTCACCAGCACCATTAATCTGTA TTTTGGTGCCGGGATACGCTCGGTGCAGACTGGCATTGTGCTGAACGATGAGATGGATGACTTCTCAGCCCCAAACATTACTAATTATTTTGGCCTGCCACCATCGCCTGCCAATTTCATCAGGCCAG GTAAGCGACCTCTGTCCTCCATGTGCCCAGCAATATTTGTTGACTCCAATGGTGACGTGCGGCTGGTCATCggtgcagctggcggcacaaagATCTCGTCTGGTACGGCGTGGGTTGTGCTAAACAATCTGTGGCTGGGCAAGGACATCAAGGAAGCCATAGATGCCCGCAGGATTCACCACCAACTGTTCCCAATGACTCTAAGCTATGAAAGTGGAACGCAAAGC GATGTCGTTGAAGGCCTGGAGAGCATCGGGCACGTGACGGAGATGTTTGGCGTGGGCGGCTCGGTGGTCTGTGGTGTTGCCCGGCAAGACGGAAAACTTTATGCTAATTCTGACTTTAGGAAAGCAGGTGAAGTTGATGGGCTTTGA
- the LOC126988004 gene encoding scoloptoxin SSD14-like isoform X2 produces MSDSMHVPLIQGHSARRLLNSVLGYLLRVNFNKRQLVLLGVVALTCVTAVAAGLSIGLLQRNSVESTSSAKTEKAPQKGAFESWGDNTTDDGVAGTEPPPSESELGEFDSAAVSADGQPCAQIATDILRKNGSAADATVAGLFCVGVINTQSMGLGGGFLLTYYERSTGKAYTLNSRETAPGAAYEDMYHGNGELMEKGGLAVAVPGDLRGYRELYERFGGQLPWRDLLEPTVQLCEEGHTVNWHMARALQYNKEQILSEPSMSVFINPDTGDVYKENDILKRPQLANTLRILQDDPDALYTGQLANQLAEDIQGFGGIITAEDLRNYRPEWKEAMNISLQTGDMRMFSIEPPGSGHILGFILNILDEYGFTPESMEGDQKIVTHQRITEAMKWAYARRTELGDTNFVDITELTKNLTSDAYANSIWSQIYDNQTFQDPEHYGAVTAAKDNHGTAHFSLVAPNGDAVSVTSTINLYFGAGIRSVQTGIVLNDEMDDFSAPNITNYFGLPPSPANFIRPGKRPLSSMCPAIFVDSNGDVRLVIGAAGGTKISSGTAWVVLNNLWLGKDIKEAIDARRIHHQLFPMTLSYESGTQSDVVEGLESIGHVTEMFGVGGSVVCGVARQDGKLYANSDFRKAGEVDGL; encoded by the exons GTTTACTGCAACGCAACAGTGTTGAATCTACAAGCTCTGCTAAG acTGAAAAGGCCCCACAAAAAGGTGCGTTTGAGTCGTGGGGAGACAATACCACTGATGATGGAGTTGCAGGAACTGAGCCGCCACCATCGGAAAGTGAACTTGGGGAGTTTGATTCAGCAGCCGTGAGCGCAGACGGCCAACCGTGTGCTCAGATAGCCAC TGATATTCTGCGCAAGAATGGCAGTGCTGCAGATGCAACAGTTGCTGGGCTGTTCTGTGTGGGCGTGATCAACACTCAGTCCATGGGTCTTGGCGGTGGCTTTCTCCTGACTTACTATGAGAGGTCAACAGGCAAAGCCTACACCCTTAATTCCAGGGAGACTGCTCCAGGTGCTGCCTATGAAGACATGTACCATGGGAATGGAGAATTAATGGAGAAGG GTGGTCTGGCTGTAGCTGTTCCCGGAGACTTGCGGGGCTACAGAGAACTGTATGAAAGGTTTGGCGGCCAGCTGCCATGGAGGGACCTTTTGGAGCCCACTGTACAGCTGTGTGAGGAGGGACACACTGTCAACTGGCACATGGCCCGGGCATTGCAGTACAATAAAGAGCAGATACTGAGTGAACCAAGCATGAG TGTCTTCATTAACCCCGACACCGGTGATGTGTACAAAGAAAATGATATCTTGAAGAGGCCACAGTTAGCCAATACCTTGAGAATACTTCAGGATGATCCAGATGCCTTGTACACTGGCCAGTTGGCAAACCAGTTGGCAGAGGACATCCAGGGCTTTGGGGGCATTATTACTGCTGAAGATCTGCGTAACTATag ACCAGAATGGAAGGAAGCAATGAATATAAGTCTCCAGACGGGGGATATGAGGATGTTCTCAATAGAGCCTCCTGGATCGGGCCACATATTAGGGTTCATCCTCAACATTCTCGATGAGTATGGCTTCACGCCGGAGAGCATGGAGGGGGACCAGAAGATCGTTACCCATCAGAGAATCACAGAAGCAATGAAATGGGCCTATGCCAGACGGACTGAATTGGGAGATACCAACTTTGTGGATATAACAGAG TTAACTAAAAACTTGACTTCGGATGCCTATGCCAACAGCATTTGGAGTCAGATCTATGACAACCAAACTTTCCAAGATCCAGAGCATTACGGCGCTGTGACAGCAGCGAAGGACAACCACGGAACAGCCCACTTCTCCCTCGTAGCTCCCAATGGGGATGCCGTGTCTGTCACCAGCACCATTAATCTGTA TTTTGGTGCCGGGATACGCTCGGTGCAGACTGGCATTGTGCTGAACGATGAGATGGATGACTTCTCAGCCCCAAACATTACTAATTATTTTGGCCTGCCACCATCGCCTGCCAATTTCATCAGGCCAG GTAAGCGACCTCTGTCCTCCATGTGCCCAGCAATATTTGTTGACTCCAATGGTGACGTGCGGCTGGTCATCggtgcagctggcggcacaaagATCTCGTCTGGTACGGCGTGGGTTGTGCTAAACAATCTGTGGCTGGGCAAGGACATCAAGGAAGCCATAGATGCCCGCAGGATTCACCACCAACTGTTCCCAATGACTCTAAGCTATGAAAGTGGAACGCAAAGC GATGTCGTTGAAGGCCTGGAGAGCATCGGGCACGTGACGGAGATGTTTGGCGTGGGCGGCTCGGTGGTCTGTGGTGTTGCCCGGCAAGACGGAAAACTTTATGCTAATTCTGACTTTAGGAAAGCAGGTGAAGTTGATGGGCTTTGA
- the LOC126988004 gene encoding scoloptoxin SSD14-like isoform X1 has product MSDSMHVPLIQGHSARRLLNSVLGYLLRVNFNKRQLVLLGVVALTCVTAVAAGLSIGLLQRNSVESTSSAKTEKAPQKGAFESWGDNTTDDGVAGTEPPPSESELGEFDSAAVSADGQPCAQIATDILRKNGSAADATVAGLFCVGVINTQSMGLGGGFLLTYYERSTGKAYTLNSRETAPGAAYEDMYHGNGELMEKARKSWWKDLKMSLKGGLAVAVPGDLRGYRELYERFGGQLPWRDLLEPTVQLCEEGHTVNWHMARALQYNKEQILSEPSMSVFINPDTGDVYKENDILKRPQLANTLRILQDDPDALYTGQLANQLAEDIQGFGGIITAEDLRNYRPEWKEAMNISLQTGDMRMFSIEPPGSGHILGFILNILDEYGFTPESMEGDQKIVTHQRITEAMKWAYARRTELGDTNFVDITELTKNLTSDAYANSIWSQIYDNQTFQDPEHYGAVTAAKDNHGTAHFSLVAPNGDAVSVTSTINLYFGAGIRSVQTGIVLNDEMDDFSAPNITNYFGLPPSPANFIRPGKRPLSSMCPAIFVDSNGDVRLVIGAAGGTKISSGTAWVVLNNLWLGKDIKEAIDARRIHHQLFPMTLSYESGTQSDVVEGLESIGHVTEMFGVGGSVVCGVARQDGKLYANSDFRKAGEVDGL; this is encoded by the exons GTTTACTGCAACGCAACAGTGTTGAATCTACAAGCTCTGCTAAG acTGAAAAGGCCCCACAAAAAGGTGCGTTTGAGTCGTGGGGAGACAATACCACTGATGATGGAGTTGCAGGAACTGAGCCGCCACCATCGGAAAGTGAACTTGGGGAGTTTGATTCAGCAGCCGTGAGCGCAGACGGCCAACCGTGTGCTCAGATAGCCAC TGATATTCTGCGCAAGAATGGCAGTGCTGCAGATGCAACAGTTGCTGGGCTGTTCTGTGTGGGCGTGATCAACACTCAGTCCATGGGTCTTGGCGGTGGCTTTCTCCTGACTTACTATGAGAGGTCAACAGGCAAAGCCTACACCCTTAATTCCAGGGAGACTGCTCCAGGTGCTGCCTATGAAGACATGTACCATGGGAATGGAGAATTAATGGAGAAGG CAAGGAAGAGTTGGTGGAAGGATCTTAAAATGAGTTTGAAAG GTGGTCTGGCTGTAGCTGTTCCCGGAGACTTGCGGGGCTACAGAGAACTGTATGAAAGGTTTGGCGGCCAGCTGCCATGGAGGGACCTTTTGGAGCCCACTGTACAGCTGTGTGAGGAGGGACACACTGTCAACTGGCACATGGCCCGGGCATTGCAGTACAATAAAGAGCAGATACTGAGTGAACCAAGCATGAG TGTCTTCATTAACCCCGACACCGGTGATGTGTACAAAGAAAATGATATCTTGAAGAGGCCACAGTTAGCCAATACCTTGAGAATACTTCAGGATGATCCAGATGCCTTGTACACTGGCCAGTTGGCAAACCAGTTGGCAGAGGACATCCAGGGCTTTGGGGGCATTATTACTGCTGAAGATCTGCGTAACTATag ACCAGAATGGAAGGAAGCAATGAATATAAGTCTCCAGACGGGGGATATGAGGATGTTCTCAATAGAGCCTCCTGGATCGGGCCACATATTAGGGTTCATCCTCAACATTCTCGATGAGTATGGCTTCACGCCGGAGAGCATGGAGGGGGACCAGAAGATCGTTACCCATCAGAGAATCACAGAAGCAATGAAATGGGCCTATGCCAGACGGACTGAATTGGGAGATACCAACTTTGTGGATATAACAGAG TTAACTAAAAACTTGACTTCGGATGCCTATGCCAACAGCATTTGGAGTCAGATCTATGACAACCAAACTTTCCAAGATCCAGAGCATTACGGCGCTGTGACAGCAGCGAAGGACAACCACGGAACAGCCCACTTCTCCCTCGTAGCTCCCAATGGGGATGCCGTGTCTGTCACCAGCACCATTAATCTGTA TTTTGGTGCCGGGATACGCTCGGTGCAGACTGGCATTGTGCTGAACGATGAGATGGATGACTTCTCAGCCCCAAACATTACTAATTATTTTGGCCTGCCACCATCGCCTGCCAATTTCATCAGGCCAG GTAAGCGACCTCTGTCCTCCATGTGCCCAGCAATATTTGTTGACTCCAATGGTGACGTGCGGCTGGTCATCggtgcagctggcggcacaaagATCTCGTCTGGTACGGCGTGGGTTGTGCTAAACAATCTGTGGCTGGGCAAGGACATCAAGGAAGCCATAGATGCCCGCAGGATTCACCACCAACTGTTCCCAATGACTCTAAGCTATGAAAGTGGAACGCAAAGC GATGTCGTTGAAGGCCTGGAGAGCATCGGGCACGTGACGGAGATGTTTGGCGTGGGCGGCTCGGTGGTCTGTGGTGTTGCCCGGCAAGACGGAAAACTTTATGCTAATTCTGACTTTAGGAAAGCAGGTGAAGTTGATGGGCTTTGA